GGCCCGAGCGGCTCCATGGCGTCCAGGAAGACCCGCAGCTCCTCCTCCGCGCCGGTCAGGCGCCGCTCGTGCGTGATGGTCCTCGGCAGCTTCACCAGCAACCGGAAGTCCGGCGCGGTCTGCCTGGCCCACGACTCCACCGTGGCGCGCGGCGGCGTCGCGTAGAACGTCGTGTTGCCCTCGACCGCGTCGCACCAGGAGGCGTAGGCCCGCAGCCGCTCACCCGGCGGCAGCGGATGCGGCAGGTAGGTCCCCTGCCACGGCGCGTGTGCCCACATGGCGCATCCCACATGAAGCCGCATGCCTGGAGACGTTAGCGGAGCCGATCGCCGTACCGAAACCTGAGATCGACCGCCACGTGCCAGGATCGGGGTACTCGTCCACCTTCGCCACATGGAGCTCTCATTGAGCCAGCAGATCCCTTACGACCGGCCCGAGCAGCTTCAGCAGATCCAAAGCGGTCTGACACAGGGTGAGCAGATCATCGCCGTCTACGACGCCGTCGGCGTCGGCACGGGCTTCCTCGGCCTCACCGACCGCCGAGTGATCATCCAGGACAAGTCGTTCGTCGGCAAGAAGATCGCCATCACCAGCATCCCGTACTCGAAGATCACCAGTGTGAGCGTGGTGAGCAACAAGTCCATCGCCGGGTCCTTCTTCTCCTCGGGAGCCATCGCCGTCAACGTCGGCACCCACGTGTACGAGGTCGAGTTCCGCGGCGACCAGAAGGCCCGCCACGTCCACGACGTGATCCTCCACTTCATCGCCAGACCCTGAACATCCGCCGGGGACGGCGCGGATTAGGGTGGTCGTCATGAGCCTTCGTGACCTTCCGGTACGCACACTGGCCGACAAGTCCACCACCCTCGGAGAGCTCGCGGGTGACGCCGCGATCCTGGTGGTCAACGTGGCGTCGCGATGCGGCCTCACCCCTCAGTACGCCGGCCTCGTCCGCCTCCAGGACCGTTTCGGCGACCGCGGCTTCACCGTCGTCGGCGTGCCGTGCAACCAGTTCGCCGGCCAGGAGCCAGGCTCGGCCGACGAGATCCAGGACTTCTGCGTCACGACGTACGGCGTGGACTTCCCCCTGCTGGAAAAGGCCGACGTCAACGGCGAGGCCCGTCACCCGCTGTACGCGACGCTCACCGAGACCCCCGACGCGACCGGCGCCGCCGGCGACATCCAGTGGAACTTCGAGAAGTTCCTCCTCGACCGCGAGGGCAACGTCGTCGGCCGATTCCGGCCGCAGACCGAACCCGAGGACCCCACGGTGGTCGACGCCATCGAGAAGACACTGGCCTGAGGCCCTTCAGACCATCGCGGTGACCGATCCCTCTCACCTGGCCACGACGGCCGCGGCCTACGACGCGATGGCCGTCCGGTACGCCGATCACGTACGCGACATGATCGGCCGTCTGCCGCTGGACCACGCGATGCTCGCGGCGTTCGCGGCGTCCGCACCTGAGGGGCCGGTCGCCGACCTCGGCTGCGGTCCCGGCCACTACACGGCCCTCCTGCGTGACCTCGGCCGGGACGCCACCGGCTTCGACCTGTCCCCCGCGATGATCGCGCTGGCCCGTGACGCTCACCCCGGCCTCCGTTTCGAGGCCGGCTCGATGCACGACCTGCCACTGCCGGACGGCACGCTGGCCGGG
The window above is part of the Sphaerisporangium rubeum genome. Proteins encoded here:
- a CDS encoding PH domain-containing protein is translated as MSQQIPYDRPEQLQQIQSGLTQGEQIIAVYDAVGVGTGFLGLTDRRVIIQDKSFVGKKIAITSIPYSKITSVSVVSNKSIAGSFFSSGAIAVNVGTHVYEVEFRGDQKARHVHDVILHFIARP
- a CDS encoding glutathione peroxidase, which produces MSLRDLPVRTLADKSTTLGELAGDAAILVVNVASRCGLTPQYAGLVRLQDRFGDRGFTVVGVPCNQFAGQEPGSADEIQDFCVTTYGVDFPLLEKADVNGEARHPLYATLTETPDATGAAGDIQWNFEKFLLDREGNVVGRFRPQTEPEDPTVVDAIEKTLA
- a CDS encoding methyltransferase domain-containing protein, yielding MTDPSHLATTAAAYDAMAVRYADHVRDMIGRLPLDHAMLAAFAASAPEGPVADLGCGPGHYTALLRDLGRDATGFDLSPAMIALARDAHPGLRFEAGSMHDLPLPDGTLAGVVAWYSLIHIPQAHLPPYFEEFHRVLAPGGQLLFAFFESEGDPVTAFDHRVTPAYRWPIDGLAALASAAGFIEMARMLREPGEDERFRRGHLLMRKRPAPEHTIPAIPA